A genome region from Salinigranum halophilum includes the following:
- a CDS encoding bifunctional DNA primase/polymerase: MTWRQATREELYTYYAEEFPRYVDRLPEFITADGPKEYALSFRDPHPVRTENAPDKNFIRRGTWQTDASGNRATAEFSTFEDVLEFIRHPARNDPLGWSPFALADPAVLEQPDPRPDAVYYALDHWDRPWILLVDIDAKEIAWERAAGDVSEAGDNQTKGTLLEASGIIDSAPTGYPYAFEDVNRAIEYGFEVRDIFTEEFNAEETMVVYSGQGVHVYLLDTDPAHRYDEQSREVLNDLLLKTYDIPIDPVVTADRRRVARLPYSLHADVCRIVQPIESPEFDVRSATPEVISG; this comes from the coding sequence ATGACGTGGCGACAGGCAACCCGTGAGGAACTCTACACCTACTACGCCGAAGAATTCCCTCGCTACGTCGACCGCCTCCCTGAGTTCATCACGGCGGACGGGCCGAAGGAGTACGCACTCTCTTTTCGAGACCCACATCCGGTTCGCACAGAAAACGCCCCTGACAAGAACTTCATCCGACGCGGTACCTGGCAAACAGATGCATCTGGAAACCGGGCGACTGCAGAGTTCAGTACGTTCGAAGACGTTCTGGAGTTCATTCGGCACCCTGCTCGAAACGATCCCCTCGGATGGAGCCCGTTCGCCCTCGCTGATCCGGCGGTGCTGGAGCAACCAGACCCGCGTCCCGATGCCGTCTATTATGCGCTAGATCACTGGGATCGGCCGTGGATCCTTCTTGTCGACATCGACGCCAAAGAGATCGCTTGGGAACGCGCAGCAGGTGACGTCTCGGAGGCTGGAGACAATCAGACAAAGGGGACGCTCCTCGAGGCTTCAGGAATTATCGACTCGGCCCCAACGGGGTATCCGTATGCCTTCGAGGACGTCAACCGTGCTATCGAGTACGGGTTTGAGGTCCGCGACATCTTCACCGAGGAGTTCAACGCCGAGGAGACAATGGTCGTCTACAGTGGGCAGGGCGTCCACGTCTACCTCCTCGATACTGACCCTGCGCACCGATACGACGAACAGAGCCGTGAGGTGCTGAACGACCTTCTCCTCAAGACGTATGACATCCCGATTGACCCGGTCGTGACGGCTGACCGCCGGCGTGTCGCCCGCCTTCCCTACTCACTCCACGCCGACGTCTGTCGCATCGTCCAACCCATCGAAAGTCCGGAATTCGACGTTCGGTCAGCGACGCCGGAGGTAATCTCGGGATGA